Proteins co-encoded in one Leucobacter exalbidus genomic window:
- the betT gene encoding choline BCCT transporter BetT: protein MSVAAEPTPKDAEPDIGALSLKSPAPRWPVLIGSAAVILAIALWAILARDQADSVINTLVAWTAENFGWYYVLTAGLVLIFVIGLAFSPAGRTKLGPDHAKPQFSMFTWASMLFAAGIGIDLMFFSVSEPVAQYVGPPSGDGGTIEAARQAIVWTFFHYGPVGWAMYALMGGAFAYFAYRRNLPLNIRSLLTPLFGKRVEGWGGHTIDILAVLGTVFGIATTLGIGVVQLSYGMHVLFGTPDGVAAQISLIVLAVVMATLSTVSGVEKGIRRLSEANVILAIALLVWILITGETRRLLEGLVMNVGDFMTGFSGMLFDTFAWERPDDWMQGWTLFFWAWWIAWAPFVGLFLARISRGRSLRQFIFGVLVIPFGFIAIFISIFGNSALEIVLGGNAAFADTAMNLPERAFFDLLQQYPAAPVVIAVALLTGLLFYVTSADSGALVLSNLTSHVVDPKQDGSKPLRIFWSITTGLLTLGMLLVGGVSTLQQATLIIGLPVSVLLYLVMISLFRALRTEAQHIEGYEATKPLRYAPAETSWRRRLRRSTTFPHQAQVMRYIDSVTEPALMDVTDELRKSGVEVECERLDVEGLGVQALHVTARFPDQQDFTYQIYPVAHELPNFAYRSVGTSEYYFRLEVFTATGSHGYDVYGFDSDQIISDVLGHYESHLEYLRISSGGTDASVGENEYVVTDWSDDFEPPTSPITLP from the coding sequence TTGTCTGTCGCAGCTGAACCGACCCCCAAAGACGCAGAACCCGACATAGGAGCTTTATCCCTGAAATCGCCGGCGCCACGGTGGCCGGTGCTCATTGGCTCGGCAGCCGTGATTCTCGCCATTGCGCTGTGGGCCATTTTGGCCCGCGACCAAGCCGACAGCGTCATCAACACGTTGGTGGCGTGGACCGCTGAAAACTTCGGCTGGTACTACGTACTGACCGCAGGCCTCGTGCTCATCTTCGTGATCGGCCTCGCCTTCTCACCCGCCGGCCGCACGAAACTCGGCCCAGATCATGCCAAGCCGCAGTTCAGCATGTTCACCTGGGCATCCATGCTGTTTGCCGCGGGCATCGGCATCGACCTCATGTTTTTCTCCGTGTCAGAGCCGGTGGCACAGTACGTTGGGCCGCCCTCGGGGGACGGCGGCACCATCGAAGCGGCCCGGCAAGCGATTGTGTGGACCTTCTTCCACTACGGCCCCGTCGGCTGGGCGATGTATGCACTCATGGGCGGCGCGTTCGCCTACTTCGCGTACCGCCGCAACCTGCCGCTGAACATTCGCTCGCTGCTCACCCCGCTGTTTGGCAAGCGCGTCGAGGGCTGGGGCGGCCACACCATCGACATCCTCGCGGTGCTCGGCACCGTGTTTGGCATCGCGACCACGCTCGGCATCGGCGTGGTGCAGCTGAGCTACGGCATGCACGTGCTCTTTGGCACCCCCGACGGGGTGGCCGCGCAGATCTCGCTCATCGTGCTCGCCGTTGTAATGGCCACCCTCTCGACCGTCTCGGGCGTCGAGAAGGGAATTCGCCGGCTCTCAGAGGCGAATGTGATTCTCGCGATCGCCCTGCTCGTCTGGATTCTGATCACCGGCGAAACCAGGCGACTGCTCGAGGGCCTCGTGATGAACGTCGGCGATTTTATGACCGGGTTCTCGGGCATGCTCTTCGACACGTTCGCGTGGGAGCGCCCCGACGACTGGATGCAGGGCTGGACCTTATTCTTCTGGGCGTGGTGGATCGCCTGGGCCCCCTTCGTGGGGCTCTTCCTCGCCCGCATCTCGCGCGGCCGCAGCCTGCGCCAGTTCATTTTTGGCGTGCTGGTCATCCCATTTGGATTCATCGCCATCTTCATCTCGATCTTCGGCAACTCAGCCCTCGAGATTGTGCTCGGCGGCAACGCCGCGTTCGCCGACACCGCAATGAATCTGCCCGAGCGCGCCTTCTTTGACCTGCTGCAGCAGTATCCCGCCGCCCCCGTGGTGATCGCGGTCGCGCTGCTCACGGGGCTGCTGTTCTATGTCACCTCGGCCGACTCGGGCGCGCTCGTGCTCTCAAACCTCACCTCGCACGTCGTCGACCCGAAGCAAGACGGCAGCAAGCCGCTGCGCATCTTCTGGTCGATCACCACGGGCCTGTTGACGCTGGGCATGCTGCTCGTGGGCGGTGTCTCGACACTGCAGCAGGCCACCCTGATCATCGGGCTACCGGTGTCGGTGTTGCTCTACCTCGTGATGATTTCGCTCTTCAGGGCGTTGCGCACCGAGGCCCAGCACATCGAGGGCTACGAGGCCACGAAGCCGCTGCGGTATGCCCCCGCCGAAACCAGTTGGCGCAGGCGGCTGCGGCGCTCCACCACTTTCCCGCACCAGGCGCAGGTGATGCGGTACATCGATTCGGTCACCGAACCCGCGCTCATGGATGTCACCGATGAGCTGCGTAAATCGGGAGTCGAGGTGGAGTGTGAGCGCCTCGACGTCGAGGGCCTCGGCGTGCAGGCGCTGCACGTCACCGCACGCTTCCCTGACCAGCAAGACTTCACCTACCAGATCTACCCGGTGGCACACGAGCTGCCCAACTTTGCGTACCGCAGCGTGGGCACCTCTGAGTATTACTTCAGGCTTGAAGTGTTTACGGCCACTGGTTCACACGGCTACGACGTGTACGGCTTCGATAGCGACCAGATCATCTCTGATGTGCTCGGCCACTATGAATCCCACCTCGAATATCTGCGCATCTCTTCGGGTGGCACCGACGCGTCGGTGGGTGAGAACGAATACGTCGTCACCGACTGGAGCGACGATTTTGAGCCGCCCACGTCGCCCATCACGCTCCCCTAA